One Glycine max cultivar Williams 82 chromosome 4, Glycine_max_v4.0, whole genome shotgun sequence DNA segment encodes these proteins:
- the LOC100811830 gene encoding plant-specific TFIIB-related protein PTF2 produces the protein MISTITEGEFGQGEWFKVLIGACIYVVMRKEDRPLPMAEVASTIGIDVYEISRMILRVVDFLNLRPDFPEFDIVHLLERMIRNCSGCASAERNLIERMRKQGMFLIQCAVKWYLSIEWRPVPLVVAVLVFMVELNGVGVGMEELAKEVHARVSTCRARYKELLETLVKVAQVLPWGKDVTVKNIIKNALVGIQYMERNAMLKHGEKREEGLDQATVDLKDVVVECLRNDGEFEYGVDGMSKRKDSRYFMLESNAGRVGGGDSERQQISLECLSVLYKKFLDENNCAESLRGSGSAQKRRILQFDLLECWE, from the coding sequence ATGATATCCACCATCACCGAGGGCGAGTTCGGACAAGGCGAGTGGTTTAAAGTGCTCATTGGTGCATGCATTTATGTCGTTATGCGAAAAGAGGATCGACCTTTGCCTATGGCGGAAGTCGCCTCCACGATAGGGATTGATGTTTACGAAATCAGTAGAATGATTTTACGCGTTGTTGATTTTTTGAATCTGAGGCCTGATTTtcctgagtttgatatagttcaTTTGTTGGAACGAATGATTAGGAATTGTAGCGGTTGTGCCTCTGCTGagaggaatttgattgagaggATGAGGAAGCAGGGGATGTTTTTGATTCAGTGTGCGGTGAAGTGGTATCTGAGCATCGAGTGGAGGCCGGTGCCGTTGGTGGTGGCGGTGTTGGTTTTTATGGTGGAGTTGAATGGGGTTGGGGTGGGGATGGAAGAATTAGCTAAAGAGGTTCATGCTAGGGTTTCAACTTGTAGGGCTAGGTATAAGGAGTTACTTGAGACTCTTGTGAAGGTTGCACAGGTGTTGCCTTGGGGGAAGGATGTTACTGTGAAGAACATTATTAAGAATGCGCTGGTTGGGATTCAGTATATGGAGAGGAATGCTATGTTGAAGCATGGGGAGAAGAGGGAGGAGGGTCTTGATCAGGCTACGGTGGATTTGAAGGATGTGGTTGTTGAATGCTTGAGAAATGATGGTGAATTTGAATACGGGGTTGATGGCATGTCTAAAAGGAAGGATTCACGGTATTTTATGTTGGAGAGTAATGCTGGTAGAGTGGGTGGTGGGGATTCAGAGAGGCAGCAAATTTCGCTTGAATGCTTGTCAGTGTTGTATAAGAAGTTTTTGGATGAAAATAATTGTGCAGAGTCTCTGAGAGGGAGTGGGAGTGCTCAGAAAAGGAGGATTTTACAATTTGATCTGCTAGAGTGTTGGGAGTGA